Proteins from one Corvus cornix cornix isolate S_Up_H32 chromosome 19, ASM73873v5, whole genome shotgun sequence genomic window:
- the HEATR6 gene encoding HEAT repeat-containing protein 6 isoform X2 yields the protein MAAAAAGPGPGPGQPAEPGPAGSLRRCLARLGALRARPDGGRRTELHLLFDQLISESCGPEPAAAPGPQDVCAVLVEACQLVPLDQEHLVSKVCQLIHHLLNRYQVMVDEQNLNFLLSYCISALRQCSSWTHVEILQALAALVYNNGPKCQKYLPDLLGKAGLLLQFSDPAQPDVELRRAAVRSMANLCLSVPGQPYLDESYRSVCFQTFLSVLQSSKTSDVDDITFCMLLQSALKGVQSLLNGGKMKLMQTDQIGALLAVLKKCMFHGLPGLSIEVPTALYPAPLPQYDKRSPVKQEQSEPATSKHTGNRRKKSKGKQKKGEFGEEGRDDSGDAGNESVLGADMLKLHLGDVQSSPCPDPRARASDVSAGKDPLSSHPTGWKRISSSESEYSDAEGGIQSKVRSYQANVRQGALACFLSTIKSIEKRVLYGYWSAFVPDAPGIGSPQSVSLMTIALKDPSPKTRACALQVLSAFLEGSKQFLSVAEDANDHKRAFTPFSVTIASSIRELHRCLLLALVAESSSQTLTQIVKCLANLVSNAPYSRLKPGLLTRVWNQIKPYISHKDVNVRVSSLTLLGAIVSVQAPLPEVQLLLQQPSSLGLSSSGSATPRRFVSSEQCRRALPWESPLDSPAGCAAPEPCWLLRLCVSIIVLPREDSCSDSDANFPSLSSVYEPCPLRLESLQVLALLVKGYFPMAQSYFLELGEVACRCMEEMDPSIQLHGAKLLEELGTGVLQQHKPDSLTAPEQRVPVSVVVTFWTMMLNGPLPGTLQNSPHATLQTSACDALSSILPEAFSLLQGDQQILCVTLLLGLNHSENPLVKAAAARALGVYILFPCLRQDVMFVADTANAILNSLHDKSPNVRAKAAWSLGNLTDTLIINMETMGQSFQEELSDLLLLKLLRSATEASKDRDKVKSNAVRALGNVLHFLQPCHVANPRFREAIEESLQALIATVGSEATMKERLLGPRKLSVPFPL from the exons atggcggcggcggcggcggggccggggccggggccggggcagccggCGGAGCCGGGCCCGGCCGGGTCGCTGCGGCGCTGCCTGGCGCGGCTCGGCGCGCTGCGGGCCCGGCCCGACGGCGGCCGCCGCACGGAGCTGCACCTGCTCTTCGACCAGCTCATCTCGGAGAGCTGCGGGCCCGAGCCCGCGGCCGCGCCGGGCCCGCAG GATGTTTGTGCTGTGCTTGTTGAAGCCTGTCAGTTGGTTCCCCTTGATCAGGAACATCTTGTCAGCAAAGTCTGTCAGCTTATCCATCACTTACTCAACAGATATCAG GTGATGGTTGATGAGCAGAACTTGAATTTCCTTCTCTCCTACTGCATCTCTGCTCTGaggcagtgcagctcctggaCACATGTTGAAATTCTGCAAGCCTTAGCAGCTCTTGTTTACAATAATGGGCCTAAGTGTCAGAAG TATCTCCCGGACCTGCTGGGCAAggctgggctcctgctgcagttcAGTGACCCTGCCCAGCCAGACGTGGAGCTCAGGAGGGCGGCTGTGCGCAGCATGGCAAACCTGTGTCTCAG TGTCCCTGGACAGCCATACCTGGATGAGTCCTACAGAAGTGTCTGTTTTCAAACTTTCCTAAGTGTTCTGCAGTCTTCAAAAACCTCTGATGTGGATGACATCACGTTTTGCATG ttacTGCAAAGTGCACTGAAAGGTGTCCAGTCGCTTCTCAACGGTGGGAAGATGAAACTGATGCAAACTGACCAAATTGGAGCTCTTCTGGCAGTGTTAAAG AAATGCATGTTCCATGGGCTGCCAGGACTGAGCATAGAGGTGCCCACAGCCCTGTACCCTGCTCCCTTACCTCAGTATGATAAAAGGTCACCTGTCAAGCAGGAGCAGTCAGAACCAGCCACCTCTAAGCACACAGGG AACCGAAGAAAAAAGtccaaagggaaacaaaagaagGGAGAGtttggggaagaaggaagagacgATTCGGGAGATGCAGGAAATGAGTCAGTCCTGGGAGCAGACATGCTGAAATTGCACTTGGGGGAtgtgcagagcagcccttgTCCGGATCCTCGGGCTCGTGCATCGGATGTGTCTGCTGGGAAGGATCCCCTGTCCTCACATCCCACGGGCTGGAAACGCATCAGCAGCAGTGAGTCGGAGTATTCCGACGCCGAGGGTGGAATACAGAGCAAAGTGAG GTCCTACCAAGCCAATGTTCGCCAAGGGGCTCTGGCCTGTTTCCTCTCCACTATAAAGTCAATAGAAAAGAGAGTTCTTTATGGCTACTGGTCAGCATTTGTTCCTGATGCCCCTGGTATTGGCAGCCCCCAGTCCGTGTCCCTGATGACAATTGCTCTAAAGGACCCTTCTCCAAAG ACACGTGCCTGTGCTCTTCAAGTCCTCTCAGCCTTCCTGGAAGGTTCTAAGCAGTTCCTCTCTGTGGCTGAAGATGCCAATGACCACAAGAGAGCTTTTACTCCCTTCTCTGTCACTATTGCTTCCAGCATCCGGGAGCTGCACCgctgcctgctgctggccctggtgGCAGAGTCCTCCTCTCAGACACTGACACAAATAGTCAAG tgCCTTGCAAACTTGGTTTCCAATGCACCCTACAGCCGATTGAAACCTGGGCTGCTCACCAGGGTGTGGAACCAGATCAAGCCCTACATCTCTCACAAAG ATGTTAACGTTCGAGTTTCCAGCCTCACATTGTTGGGGGCCATAGTTTCTGTCCAGGCACCTTTGCCAGAGgtgcagctgcttctgcagcagcccagctccttgGGGCTAagcagcagcggcagcgcgACCCCTCGGCGCTTCGTCTCCTCGGAGCAGTGCAGGAGAGCACTGCCGTGGGAAAGCCCTCTGGACAGCCCAGCAGGGTGTGCAGCTCCAGAGCCGTGCTGGCTGCTCCGCCTGTGCGTTTCCATCATCGTCCTGCCCAGGGAGGATTCCTGCTCCGACAGCGACGCCAACTTCCCGTCCTTGTCCAGCGTCTACGAGCCGTGTCCCCTCCGGCTGGAGTCCCTGCAG GTGTTGGCTCTTCTTGTGAAAGGTTATTTCCCTATGGCTCAGAGCTATTTCCTAGAACTTGGAGAAGTGGCTTGCAGATGCATGGAAGAAATGGATCCATCTATTCAGCTCCATGGAGCCAAA ctcctggaggagctgggcacaggtgtcctgcagcagcacaaacccgACTCCCTCACTGCCCCTGAGCAGAGGGTGCCTGTCAGCGTG GTTGTGACCTTCTGGACGATGATGTTAAATGGCCCTTTACCTGGCACTCTGCAGAACTCCCCCCACGCCACTCTCCAGACAAGTGCCTGTGATGCCCTCTCCTCTATCTTACCAGAGGCTTTCAGCCTCCTGCAG GGTGACCAGCAGATCCTGTGTGTCACGTTGCTGCTGGGCCTGAACCACAGCGAGAACCCCCTggtgaaagctgctgctgcccgtgCCCTGGGAGTCTACATCCTCTTCCCGTGCCTCAGGCAG GATGTGATGTTTGTGGCAGACACAGCAAATGCCATTCTGAACTCCCTCCATGACAAGTCTCCCAACGTCCGTGCCAAGGCAGCCTGGTCCCTGGGCAACCTCACAGACACCCTGATTATCAACAT